ACGCTGTTCCTGCTGGCCGTCGTCGCCGCGCTCGTCGGCGCCGTGTGGTACACCCAGAAAAAGGGGATGCCGGTGGCGAACCTCGCCGCGCTCATCGTCACGCTCGTCATCGTCGGGTACTCGTCGTACGGGCTCATCTTCGTCCGCTCCGCCGCCGACCCGCCGATCGACGAGAACGACCCGGAGAACGCGGAGGCCATCGTGAGCTACCTCAAGCGCGAGCAGTACGGCTCGACGCCGCTCCTCACGGGCGAGACGTTCAACGACCGGACCGGCCGCGTCGACGAGCAGACGACGTTCCCGCGCCGCTACTCGACGGCCCCGCAGCACACCCGCGTCTACGCCCAGTACGACTCCGACTGGGACTTCTTCTGGAAGTACCAGCTCGGCCACATGTACGGGCGGTACTTCATGTGGCAGTTCGTCGGGAAGGCGTCCGACGTCCAGGACGCCGGCTGGTACGCCGGCCTCGGCGAGGCGCCGAGCACGGGCCCGACGCCGTCCGAACGGGCCGGGCAGAACGGCTACTTCTGGTTGCCCCTCTTGCTGGGGTTGTTCGGCCTCGCGGTCCACGTCCAGCGCGACTGGCGGCGGGCGCTGGCCGTCGGCGTGCTGTTCCTGATCACGGGCGTCGGGATCATCCTGTACCTCAACCAGACGCCGTTCCAGCCACGCGAGCGCGATTACTCGTACGTCGCCTCGTTCTTCGCCTTCTCGCTGTGGATCGGGATCGGGGCGACCGGCCTGGTCGAGATCGTGACCGAGGCGCTGGAGAGCAGGGCCGCCGGGATGCGGAAGGTGGCCGGGCTGGCCGTGGCCGTCCTCGCCTTCCTCGCGGTCCCGGGCTGGATGGCCGTCGAGAACTACGACGACCACGACCGCTCCGGCCGCCGGATCGCGACCGACTTCGCGCGCAACCTGCTCGAGAGCACGGCGCCCAACGCGATCCTCTTCACGAACGGCGACAACGACACCTTCCCGCTGTGGTACTTGCAGGAGGTGATGGGCGTCCGCCGCGACGTCCGCGTCGTGAACCTGTCCCTCCTCAACACGCCGTGGTACATCCGCCAGCTCCGCGACCAGGCCAGCCGTGAGAGCGCGCCGATCCCGATGTCGGTCACCGATGCCGACCTCGAAGGCATCAGCGGGCCGCCGGACGAGCGGGCCACGGGCGCCCTCGCCCCGCGGATCATCGCCGACACCGAGGTCGCGCTCCCAGTCGACGCCCGCGCGTTCTCGGACGACCGGGTGGCGGGCCGCATTCCCGCGTCCGAGATTCCGGACCGCGTGACGTGGACGCTCCGCGGGCAACCCTACGGCGAGGGCCAGAGCGTCCTCTACACGGCCGACCTCGCCGTGCTCGACATCCTTCGGTCCGTCGCCCAGGAGGGCTGGCAGCGGCCGGTTTACTTCGCCGGGACCGTCGCGCAGTCGTCGGAGCTCGGGCTCCAGTCGCTGTTTCAGAACGAGGGCCTCGCCCGGCGCGTGGTGCCGCTCGAGCGGCCCGGCAGCGGTCCCGATGGCGTGACGGTCCCCGAGATCGCGCTCGACCGGCTCGGCAAGTTCCGGTTCGGCGGCCTCGCCGACCCCGCCGTCTACCACGACGAGAACGCCCGCAACATGGCCGACGGCTACCGGATCCGCGTCGGCTCGATCGCCACGCGGCTCGCCGAGGCCGGCCAACCCGACGCCGCGCGAACGCTTCTGAACCGGCTTCGCGAGGAGATCCCGACGGCGACGATCCCGGCCAGCTTCGGCTCGTTCCTGACGATGGCCGAGGCCTACGACGCGGCCGGCGACCGGCAGCAGGCCGCCGAGATCTTCCGCGAGGCCGAGTCGATCGCCCTCCGCGAGCTGACGAACGCGCGGACGGCGACGGCGCAGGAGGAGGCGTTCCAACTCGTCCAGTACATCCAGTCGGCCTACGTGCTCGACGGGAAGTACCAGGCGGCGTCGGCGTTCATGGACCGGATCGCCGAGGCGACGGGCAACGACGCCGTCCGCCGCTCGGCCGAGGACTTCCAGCGCGAGGCCGAGGCCGTCCTCGGCCCCGACGCCGCTCGCTCCGACTCCGCCGGCGGCCAGGGCTGACGGCGCCCCTCGCTCCTCGTACTTTCCAGTCCCGCCGCCCCCCGCCCCGATGCCCCAGCTCCTCCCCGACGCCGACCTCGACCGCGCGGCCGCCGTCCTGGGCGTGACGCCCGAGCGCGACGGCGGTCTCACCCGGCTCGCCCTCTCAGACGCCGCCAGCGGCCGGCGCCTCGCCGTCGAGGTCACGCGCGGCGAGAGCGGCTCGATCGTCAAGGTCTACGGGACGGAGTCGCACCTCGAACTCCACGACTGCGCGGGTCTCGTGACGTCGGAGGAGCTCGGCGAGGTCATCTTTTTCGCCCGCGGCGGCGGGCGCGTGGCCGGGCTCGTGATCGAGCGCGAGGCGGCGTGCTCGCTCTACGCCAACGTCTCGGAGAAGCTGCTCTCGGCCGACTTCCTGACGGTCGCGCCCGAGGTGGCCCAGGCCGCCGTCGTCCTGTCCCTGAGCGAGCCGCTCTTCGAGGGCGACTGGACGCCCGAGGGCTCGACGGAGGCGTGAGCCCCGACGGAGGCCCCGAGGCGGAGGGGCTGGAGATCCACCACGAGCACGAGACGCTCCGGCTGGACGAGGACCGCGTCCGCGCCGTCGTCGAGGCCGTGTGTGCCGGCGAGGGCGTCGAGGTGGTCAGCCTCGGCGTGATCCTGGGCGACCACGCGCTCGTCCACGAGCTCAACCGGGAGTGGCTCGGCCACGACTACGAGACCGACGTCGTGTCGTTCGTGCTCGACGAGGAGGCGCAGGCCGACGGACAGATCGATGGCGAGGTGTACGTCGACCTCGACACGGCGGCCGAGCGGGCGCCCGAGTTCGGCGTGCCGACGGAGACGGAGGCGCTCCGCTACGTGGCCCACGGCGTCCTCCACCTCTGCGGCCACGACGACGACACGGACGAGCAGCGCGCGTCGATGCGGGCCCTGGAGGACCGATATCTGAAGGCGGCGGGCATCTAGCTCTTCCCGCCTCGGCACCGAGGCGGACCACCTCCTACCCCACCAGCTTCCGCAGCGGCTCGGCCACGCGGACGACGTGCTTCGCCGTCGACATGATGTAGAAGTGGATGCCGGGGACGCCCGCCTCGAGGAGCTCTTCGGCCTGCTTCCGCGCCCACTCCACGCCGACCTCGGCCACGTGCTCGGGCTTGGCCGCCTCGACCTCGGCCGCGAGCGCCTCCGGGATCTCGGTGTGGAACGAGCGCGGGAGCGACTGGAGCTGGCGCTTCGACGTCAGGATCTTGAGGCCCGGCACGATCGGCACGTCGATGCCGACGTCGCGGCACTTCTCGATCCAGCCGAGATAGTGGCGGTTGTCGAAGAACATCTGCGAGACGACGTAGTCGGCCCCGGCGTCGACCTTCCGCTTGAGGTTCAGCACGTCCCACGTCATGTTGGGCGCGTCGGCGTGCTTCTCGGGGTACCCGCCGACGCCGATGCAGAAGTCGCTCGGCGCGGCGTCGAGGAGGTCTTCGAGGTAGCGGCCCTCGTTCATCGCCCGGATCTGGGCCACGAGGTCACAGGCGTAGGCGTTCTGCTGGCGGCCGGGACGGACGAGCTTCTGGACGCCCGTGTCGTCGCCGCGGACGGCGAGGAGGTTGTGGATGCCGAGGTAGTTGAGCTCGATGAGCGCGTCCTCGGTCTCCTCCTGCGTGAACCCGCGGCACAGGATGTGGGGCACGGCGTCGATGCCGAACCGGTACTGGATGGCCGCGCACAGGCCCAGCGTGCCGGGCCGCTTCCGCTTGACCCGCTTGCGGATGGTGCCGTCGCCCATCTCCTCGTAGACCGCCTCGGCCGAGTGGCTCGTGACGTCGATGAAGGGCGGGTCGTAGGGCTTGAGCTGCTCGACCACGCCCAGCACGTCGCCGACGGAGCTCCCCCGCGTCGGCGGGATGATCTCGTACGAGAAGAGCGGACCGTCGGCGCGGTCGTAGTGCTCGATGACTTTCATCAGATCGGTCCGGGGCGGAGGCCCCAAGATCCCTCACGGACGCGGCGACTGCCAGTCTCGACGCCCCGCTTGGAGCGCCCTTAGTTCCGCCGGAGCCAGAGGTCGTCGAACAGCGGATGCGCAGGCGGCCCCGCCGGGCCGTCGCCCGAGGCCGGCTCGGCCATCGACTGCCGGGCTCGCTCGTCCTCGAGGATGTCGCGGAGGCGGACAGGGACGGACTCGCCCGCCGCCGCCCGCCGCCGGGCCGACGGATCGAGGGACAACGCGTCGTCGTGGAAGAGGAGCTGGTAGGCCGTGACGCCTGCCCACACCGCCATCAGGAGGATCGCCGGGACCGCGACCCAGAAGAACGCGACGAACAGGGCGGCGACCGGCGGCAGCATGGGGCTTATTCGGTGGCCGTCTCAGACGGCGTGGTCACGGCGGCGTCGAGCGCCTGCGAGCCCGCGGCGTCGGTCTCGGGCGCCCCGAAGAGGTCGGCGTCCGGCGTCTCACGGACGAGCGGAACCGCCTCGAACTCCTCGGCGATCTCGGCCTCGGTCTCCTGCGCCTGCAACGCCTCCTCTTCGAGCACGTCGGTCGGGACGGCCGAGAGCTCCTCGAACGTGCCCCGGAAGGCGAAGTCGAGGAACGTGAACCCAAAGAAGACGAGCAGGAACGCCGTGCTCCCCAGGAAGACGAGTGTGTTCGTCTTGGTGGTCTCGAACTTGAGCCCCATAAACCGGGAGGCGACCCAGTAGACCTTCGTCGCGGCGATGCCGAGCGCGAGCGGGACGCTCAGGAAGCCGACGGGGAGAGCCGGATACGTCAGCTCCAGCCCGAACACGTTGGCGAAGCCGCGCTCCCAGAGCGCGAGGACGACGGTGAGGATCGTGAGGCCGACGAGGATCGCGAACGTCTTCTTCAGCGTCGCCGCGTCGAACACGTGGTGGCTGCCGTGGCCGGTGTGCTCGTCGTGCCCCTCGGAGTGTGCGTGGTCTGCCATGGTGGGTGCGGTCCGTGACCTGCGCGGGTGCCCGTCGCCGGGCCGCGCGTCAGATCAGGTACATGAGGGGGAAGACGAAAATCCAGATGATGTCGACGATGTGCCAGTAGAGGCCCACGTTCTCGACCGGGGTGTACCACACGCTGGAGTAGTGGTCGCGCTGGGCGAAGAACACCAGGAAGCCGATCGCGATGATGCCGATCACGATGTGGATGGCGTGGATCCCCGTCATCACGTAGTAGATGGCGAAGAAGATGCCGGCGCGGCGGTTCGAGAAGATCTCGCCCTCGCGCCCGTGGCCGCTCCCGTGGTCGTCGCCGTGTTCGGTCTCCACGCCGGCCGTCGCCAGTTCGCCGGGCGCGTCGCTGTTGGCGTGCGCGGCGTCGGAGGCGGCCGCCGCGTCGAGCGCGGCCCCAGCACCTTGGGCCTCGACCGCCGCCGGCTCCCCGGTCGCGGCGCCCTCGCCCCCGCTCGCGGCGAGATCGGCCGCCTCGGCGTCGGACGCGCCCGTGGCCTCCGGGCTGTCGGGAACGGCGTCCGCGTCGCCGGACGGCGCGGCCTGGTCCTCGCCCGTGAGGGGTGCGTCGGCCGCGCCGAGCGCGCCGGACTCGGCCTCGGCCACCTCGGCGTCCTCGGTGGCCCCGGTCACCTCGGGGGCGCCCTCGTCCTCGCTGGCCGGCGTAAAGAGCGGCGTCAGCGCGACGGCGCCGTTGAGGTCGCTGACCCGCTGCGTCCCCTCGTCCAGCTCGAAGTTGACGCCCGGCCAGATGCCGAGCTCGAACTTGTGGGTGTACTCGAAATACTTCACCACGAGGAAGCCCGAAGCCAGCACGATCGTGGCGATCAGGTTTCCCACGAGCACCTTCTTGTTGTCCATCTGCGCCCCACGGATCGCCCAGGCCATCGTCAGCGACGAGAGCAGGAGGACGAGCGTGTTCGTCGCGCCGAGGACCGTGTCGAGCTGGAGGCTCGCCTGCTCGTAGAGCTCCGGGTAGAGGACGCGGAAGATGCCGTAGGCCACGAACATCCCGCCGAACAGAAGGATCTCCGTGGACAGGAACAGCCACATGCCCAGCTTCGACGCCTCGAACTGCTGCTCGGAGGAGACGAAGAAGTGCTGGAGCCTCGACGGGTGGAGCTGGCCGTCGTGCCCGACGAGCATGTGCTCCTCGTGCCCGTGCCCGTCGCCTCCGTGGGCGGCGTGCGGGTCGTCGACCGTGACCGAGTGGGACGTTGCCATGAGTCTGTGTGCGTGGGGAGCCGGTCCGCCTCGGGCCCCTCTCTGGGGGTGCCCGAGGCGGGGCGGGCTACATGTCGGCCGCGGAGTCGGGCTGGCGCGTGCCGTCGTCGATCTCCTGGTCCATCTCCTGCGGGCCGCCGACCTCGACGATCGGGACCGGCGCGCCGCGCTGGCTGTCGCCGGAGGTCTGGAACAGGACCTCGTAGTCGTACGGCCCGTGGGTCACGAGCGGCGTGTGGTGGAAGTTGTGGTGGTCCGGCGGGCTCGTCGTGTGGGTCCACTCGAGGGTGGCGCCGCCCCAGGGGTTGCCCGGCGCGCGCGGCGTCTTCTTGCGGAGCGAGAGCATCCCGTTGACGAGGACGACCAGCAGGCCGAGCCCGAGCACGTACGAGCCAATGGTCGAGGCCTGGTGGAGCGGCTCGAGCCACGGCATGTCCGGGTAGTCGTAGTACCGGCGCGGCATGCCCTGGCTGCCCATGACGAACTGGATGAAGAACGTCATGTTGAAGCCGAGGAACACGAGGAGCGCCGAGATCTTGCCCAGCGTCTCGTTGTAGAGCCGGCCCGTCATCTTCGGCCACCAGTAGTGGATCCCGCCGAGGAACGCCATCACCGTCCCGCCCATCATCACGTAGTGGAAGTGGGCGACCACGAAGTACGTGTCGTGGAGGTGGATGTCGACCGCGAGCGCGCCGACCATGATGCCCGTCACGCCGCCGATCGTGAACAGGAACAGGAACGTCAGCGCGTAGAGCATCGGCGTCTTCAGCCACACGCTCCCCTTGTACATCGTCCAGACCCAGTTAAAGATCTTGATACCGGACGGGATGCCGATGAGGAACGTGATGAGCGAGAACACCACCGAGCTCACCGGGCTCTGCCCCGACGTGAACATGTGATGGCCCCACACGAGGAAGCCCAAGAGGGCGATCGCCA
This sequence is a window from Rubrivirga marina. Protein-coding genes within it:
- a CDS encoding glycosyltransferase family 117 protein; the encoded protein is MTGKLIDRLVAAAVFLYAFVVYVATMAETSPFWDSGEFIAIANGLQVSHPPGAPFYMLVGRLFAMGAPLFGGLSPEPVAYAVNLVSVLCSALTVLLTHLVIVRLVRIWKGHPAQWTPAQRIGANAGGVVGALAFAVTDSFWFNAVEAEVYAMSMLFTALVVWLALVWRDATRAEEAELAKRGEHPFGLHADRYLVAIAYLFGLAIGVHLLNVLTLFFIALIVFFQKADRDDWSTADRVKGLLITGVISVVVFLVIYPGVVQTLPTLAGASGAPTLFLLAVVAALVGAVWYTQKKGMPVANLAALIVTLVIVGYSSYGLIFVRSAADPPIDENDPENAEAIVSYLKREQYGSTPLLTGETFNDRTGRVDEQTTFPRRYSTAPQHTRVYAQYDSDWDFFWKYQLGHMYGRYFMWQFVGKASDVQDAGWYAGLGEAPSTGPTPSERAGQNGYFWLPLLLGLFGLAVHVQRDWRRALAVGVLFLITGVGIILYLNQTPFQPRERDYSYVASFFAFSLWIGIGATGLVEIVTEALESRAAGMRKVAGLAVAVLAFLAVPGWMAVENYDDHDRSGRRIATDFARNLLESTAPNAILFTNGDNDTFPLWYLQEVMGVRRDVRVVNLSLLNTPWYIRQLRDQASRESAPIPMSVTDADLEGISGPPDERATGALAPRIIADTEVALPVDARAFSDDRVAGRIPASEIPDRVTWTLRGQPYGEGQSVLYTADLAVLDILRSVAQEGWQRPVYFAGTVAQSSELGLQSLFQNEGLARRVVPLERPGSGPDGVTVPEIALDRLGKFRFGGLADPAVYHDENARNMADGYRIRVGSIATRLAEAGQPDAARTLLNRLREEIPTATIPASFGSFLTMAEAYDAAGDRQQAAEIFREAESIALRELTNARTATAQEEAFQLVQYIQSAYVLDGKYQAASAFMDRIAEATGNDAVRRSAEDFQREAEAVLGPDAARSDSAGGQG
- a CDS encoding methylenetetrahydrofolate reductase, which translates into the protein MKVIEHYDRADGPLFSYEIIPPTRGSSVGDVLGVVEQLKPYDPPFIDVTSHSAEAVYEEMGDGTIRKRVKRKRPGTLGLCAAIQYRFGIDAVPHILCRGFTQEETEDALIELNYLGIHNLLAVRGDDTGVQKLVRPGRQQNAYACDLVAQIRAMNEGRYLEDLLDAAPSDFCIGVGGYPEKHADAPNMTWDVLNLKRKVDAGADYVVSQMFFDNRHYLGWIEKCRDVGIDVPIVPGLKILTSKRQLQSLPRSFHTEIPEALAAEVEAAKPEHVAEVGVEWARKQAEELLEAGVPGIHFYIMSTAKHVVRVAEPLRKLVG
- the ybeY gene encoding rRNA maturation RNase YbeY; this translates as MSPDGGPEAEGLEIHHEHETLRLDEDRVRAVVEAVCAGEGVEVVSLGVILGDHALVHELNREWLGHDYETDVVSFVLDEEAQADGQIDGEVYVDLDTAAERAPEFGVPTETEALRYVAHGVLHLCGHDDDTDEQRASMRALEDRYLKAAGI
- a CDS encoding cytochrome c oxidase subunit 3 — protein: MATSHSVTVDDPHAAHGGDGHGHEEHMLVGHDGQLHPSRLQHFFVSSEQQFEASKLGMWLFLSTEILLFGGMFVAYGIFRVLYPELYEQASLQLDTVLGATNTLVLLLSSLTMAWAIRGAQMDNKKVLVGNLIATIVLASGFLVVKYFEYTHKFELGIWPGVNFELDEGTQRVSDLNGAVALTPLFTPASEDEGAPEVTGATEDAEVAEAESGALGAADAPLTGEDQAAPSGDADAVPDSPEATGASDAEAADLAASGGEGAATGEPAAVEAQGAGAALDAAAASDAAHANSDAPGELATAGVETEHGDDHGSGHGREGEIFSNRRAGIFFAIYYVMTGIHAIHIVIGIIAIGFLVFFAQRDHYSSVWYTPVENVGLYWHIVDIIWIFVFPLMYLI
- a CDS encoding cytochrome C oxidase subunit IV family protein; amino-acid sequence: MADHAHSEGHDEHTGHGSHHVFDAATLKKTFAILVGLTILTVVLALWERGFANVFGLELTYPALPVGFLSVPLALGIAATKVYWVASRFMGLKFETTKTNTLVFLGSTAFLLVFFGFTFLDFAFRGTFEELSAVPTDVLEEEALQAQETEAEIAEEFEAVPLVRETPDADLFGAPETDAAGSQALDAAVTTPSETATE